A DNA window from Camelina sativa cultivar DH55 chromosome 17, Cs, whole genome shotgun sequence contains the following coding sequences:
- the LOC104758376 gene encoding calcium-dependent protein kinase 33-like has product MGNCLAKKYGLVMKPQQNGEIENRGRSSNHQDPPEKPTGTNQPPPWRNPPKKHSGGAAASILEKPYEDVKLLYTLSKELGRGQFGVTYLCTEKSTGKRFACKSISKKKLVTKADKEDMRREIQIMQHLSGQPNIVEFKGAYEDEKAVNLVMELCAGGELFDRILAKGHYSERAAASVCRQVVNVVNICHFMGVMHRDLKPENFLLSSKDDKALIKATDFGLSVFIQEGKSYKDIVGSAYYVAPEVLKRRYGKEIDIWSAGVILYILLSGVPPFWAETEKGIFDAILEGEIDFDTQPWPSISTSAKDLVRKMLTQDPKRRVSAAEVLQHPWLREGGEASDKPIDSAVLSRMKQFRAMNKLKKLALKVIAENIDTEEIQGLKAMFANIDTDNSGTITYEELKEGLAKLGSKLTETEVKQLMDAADVDGNGSIDYIEFITATMHRHRLESNESLYKAFQHFDKDGSGYITIDELEAALKEYGMGDDATIKEILSDVDSDNDGKINYDEFCAMMRSGNPQQPRLF; this is encoded by the exons ATGGGAAACTGCTTAGCCAAGAAATACGGATTGGTGATGaaaccacaacaaaacggtGAGATCGAGAACAGAGGAAGGAGTAGTAACCATCAAGATCCGCCTGAGAAACCCACCGGAACGAATCAACCACCGCCGTGGCGTAATCCGCCGAAGAAACACAGTGGTGGTGCTGCTGCTTCTATACTCGAGAAGCCGTACGAAGACGTGAAACTCTTGTACACGCTGAGCAAAGAACTGGGTCGAGGCCAGTTTGGGGTAACGTATCTGTGCACAGAGAAGTCTACAGGGAAGAGATTCGCTTGCAAGTCGATCTCGAAGAAGAAACTGGTGACTAAAGCTGATAAAGAGGATATGAGGAGAGAGATTCAGATCATGCAGCATCTGAGTGGACAACCTAACATTGTTGAGTTTAAAGGAGCTTACGAAGACGAGAAAGCTGTGAACTTGGTGATGGAGCTTTGTGCTGGTGGAGAATTGTTCGATAGGATTCTAGCGAAGGGACATTACAGTGAGAGAGCAGCTGCTTCTGTTTGTAGACAGGTTGTGAATGTTGTCAACATTTGTCATTTCATGGGTGTGATGCATAGAGACTTAAAGCCTGAGAATTTCTTGTTGTCTAGCAAAGATGACAAGGCTCTTATCAAAGCCACTGATTTCGGTTTATCAGTCTTTATCCAAgaaggta AGAGTTATAAAGATATAGTTGGGAGTGCATATTATGTTGCTCCTGAAGTTTTGAAGCGTAGATATGGTAAAGAAATCGATATATGGAGTGCTGGAGTTATACTCTACATTCTACTTAGCGGTGTACCTCCATTTTGGGCTG AAACGGAGAAAGGGATCTTTGATGCTATATTGGAAGGTGAAATCGACTTTGATACCCAACCTTGGCCTTCTATTTCCACTAGTGCTAAGGATTTGGTACGTAAAATGTTGACTCAAGATCCTAAAAGACGGGTTTCTGCTGCTGAAGTTCTTC aGCATCCATGGCTAAGAGAAGGTGGAGAAGCATCGGATAAACCTATTGATAGTGCTGTTCTCTCAAGGATGAAACAATTTAGAGCGATGAATAAGCTAAAGAAACTTGCTTTAAAG GTGATTGCGGAGAATATTGACACGGAAGAGATACAAGGCTTAAAGGCGATGTTTGCTAATATAGATACAGACAATAGTGGTACAATCACATATGAAGAATTGAAAGAAGGATTAGCCAAGTTGGGATCAAAACTCACTGAAACCGAAGTGAAACAGCTCATGGATGCT GCTGATGTTGATGGAAACGGGTCGATAGATTACATTGAGTTTATTACTGCAACGATGCATAGACATAGGCTTGAAAGTAATGAAAGCCTCTACAAAGCCTTCCAACATTTTGACAAAGATGGGAGTGG ATATATAACGATAGACGAGCTAGAGGCTGCTTTGAAGGAATATGGAATGGGAGATGATGCTACAATCAAAGAGATTTTGTCTGATGTCGACTCCGATAAT GACGGTAAAATCAACTATGACGAGTTTTGTGCTATGATGAGAAGTGGGAATCCACAACAACCAAGACtgttctaa
- the LOC104759921 gene encoding AP2/ERF and B3 domain-containing transcription factor At1g50680-like: MRLNDEPEKALVVASATKTATVPGNIKYKGVVKQQNGHWGAQIYADHKRIWLGTFKSAAEAATAYDSASIKLRGFDANSHRNFPWSDLTVHEPEFQDTYELESVLNMIRDGSYQHKFRDFLKLRSQMVARINVGGSKQVRGQADQESDKCFYCTQLFQKELTPSDVGKLNRLVIPKKYAVKFMPYINDDPNEILEEGEIGGAVEDVEIVFYDRTMRQWKFKCCYWKSSQSFVFTRGWNAFVKEKNLKEKDIIVFYNCDVPSNAKTLEGQSKKFKLIDVHYFPRILSNL, encoded by the coding sequence ATGAGACTTAATGACGAACCAGAAAAAGCCCTAGTGGTTGCGTCTGCGACAAAGACGGCTACCGTTCCAGGCAATATCAAGTACAAAGGAGTGGTTAAGCAGCAGAACGGTCACTGGGGGGCTCAGATCTACGCAGACCACAAAAGGATTTGGCTTGGAACTTTCAAATCCGCTGCTGAAGCCGCCACCGCTTACGATAGCGCATCCATCAAACTCCGGGGATTCGATGCCAACTCGCACCGGAACTTCCCTTGGTCTGACCTCACTGTCCACGAACCGGAATTCCAAGATACCTACGAGTTAGAATCTGTGTTAAACATGATCAGAGACGGTTCTTACCAGCACAAATTCAGAGACTTTCTCAAACTCCGATCTCAGATGGTTGCGCGTATCAACGTCGGTGGATCAAAACAAGTCAGAGGACAAGCAGATCAAGAATCGGACAAGTGCTTCTATTGCACGCAGCTTTTTCAGAAGGAGTTGACACCGAGCGATGTAGGGAAACTGAATAGGCTTGTGATACCTAAGAAGTACGCGGTGAAGTTTATGCCTTACATAAACGATGATCCCAACGAAATATTAGAAGAGGGCGAGATAGGAGGAGCTGTGGAAGATGTGGAGATTGTGTTTTACGACAGAACAATGAGACAATGGAAGTTTAAGTGTTGTTACTGGAAAAGTAGCCAGAGCTTTGTCTTCACCAGAGGATGGAATGCATTCGTCAAGGAGAAGAATCTCAAGGAGAAGGATATTATCGTCTTTTACAATTGCGATGTCCCGAGCAATGCCAAGACATTAGAAGGCCAAAGCAAGAAGTTCAAGTTGATCGATGTTCATTACTTTCCAAGAATCTTATCAAATCTATAA
- the LOC104758377 gene encoding AUGMIN subunit 4-like — translation MVKALQGAAQNLPADVNQLIDQLERHCLAPDESLVTKSAYSDLQLAREEMSRERLRYLEAMAIYCEAVAMVEEYQQAISVANHGGVRDVQSLYPQLGLKNSPQVYETLEHRLVVAEAAQKLRLPLISDDGEIHEEEIEKWSILSRSSLDSATTSFTISSTSNSVNYLNSSVNSVAGGASLSAVDTDVVGGVPNRFLGITPAYLSYVQLQNTISMDMADYQMFLAREIEGRLKDKCDKLADAIVDDSDSSTGNRNSSARLPERVKFIIEEIERDEAALREDLYSADRKFAEYYNVLEQILGVLIKLVKDLKLEHQHKYNDMQKTWLCKRCETMNAKLRVLENVLLLETYTPDSISALHNIRNYLVEATEEASAAYNKAVTRLREYQGVDPHFDTIARQYHDIVKKLENMQWTIHQVEMDLKSQD, via the exons ATGGTGAAGGCACTGCAAGGCGCGGCTCAGAATCTGCCGGCCGATGTCAATCAATTGATCGATCAGTTAGAGCGTCACTGCTTAGCTCCCGATGAATCTCTTGTTACCAAATCTGCCTACTCCGATCTTCAACTC GCGAGAGAGGAGATGTCTCGGGAGAGACTTCGGTACTTGGAAGCTATG GCTATATATTGTGAAGCTGTAGCTATGGTAGAAGAGTATCAGCAAGCTATTTCAGTGGCTAACCATGGTGGGGTTCGGGATGTTCAGAGTCTATACCCTCAACTTGGTTTGAAGAATTCTCCTCAGGTTTATGAGACTCTAGAGCATAGGTTGGTGGTTGCTGAGGCCGCTCAGAAACTGAGGCTACCTCTTATCTCAGATGATGGTGAAATTCATGAGgaagaaattgagaaatggAGTATACTATCAAGAAGCTCTCTTGATAGTGCTACCACGAGTTTCACGATTAGCTCCACTTCTAACTCTGTCAACTATTTGAATAGCTCTGTAAACAGCGTTGCTGGTGGGGCTAGTCTTAGTGCTGTTGATACTGATGTAGTTGGTGGTGTGCCAAATCGCTTTCTTGGAATAACTCCTGCTTATTTATCCTATGTTCAGCTCCAAAATACTATTTCAATG GACATGGCTGACTACCAAATGTTTCTTGCCCGTGAGATAGAAGGTCGACTGAAGGACAAATGTGATAAGTTGGCTGATGCCATTGTTGATGACTCGG ATTCATCAACAGGAAATCGAAATTCAAGTGCTAGGCTCCCAGAAAG GGTTAAGTTTATAATTGAAGAGATTGAAAGGGATGAAGCAGCTCTACGAGAGGACCTCTACTCGGCTGACAGGAAGTTTGCAGAATATTACAAT GTCCTGGAACAAATACTCGGGGTGCTTATAAAGCTTGTGAAGGATCTAAAGTTAGAACATCAACACAAATAT AATGACATGCAGAAGACTTGGTTGTGTAAGAGGTGTGAGACCATGAATGCAAAATTGAG GGTTTTAGAAAATGTTCTCCTCCTTGAGACATACACCCCTGACTCCATATCAGCTCTGCACAACATCAG GAATTATCTAGTCGAGGCTACCGAGGAAGCTTCAGCTGCATACAACAAAGCG GTTACACGGCTTAGAGAATATCAAGGAGTGGATCCACATTTTGATACAATTGCCAGACAGTACCATGACATTGTTAAG AAACTGGAAAATATGCAGTGGACCATTCATCAAGTAGAAATGGACCTCAAGTCTCAAGACTGA